Part of the Liberibacter crescens BT-1 genome is shown below.
ACGTACTTTTGGGGTTTTGACTGTTCTTTCAATAATTCCTGTTATACTCGTTATGGTCACTAGTTTCCCAAGATTTATCATTGTTTTTTCAATTTTACGTATTGGTATAGGATTAACGTCCACGCCTTCTAATATTATTATGATAAGTCTTGCATTGTTTATGACTTTCTATGTTATGTCTCCAACTTTGGATCACGCTATGAAAGAAGGAATACATCCTTTAATTGAAAATAAAATCACAGAATCAGAAGCAATACAACGTATTGGTGAGCCGTTTCATAAATTTATGAAAGACAACACCAGGGATAAAGATTTGCAGCTTTTTATAAATATGGCGCGTGAAAAAGGAAATTCAGTTCAGGGCGTGGATCATGTTGAATATCGAGTATTGATCCCAGCATTTATGATTTCTGAAATTCGTAGAGGATTTGAAATGGGATTTCTTATAGTTTTACCATTTTTGATTATTGATATGATCGTTTCTGCAATTATTATGGCTATGGGAATGATGATGCTTCCTCCGACTTCAATATCTCTTCCCTTTAAGCTTATTTTTTTCGTTTTAATTGATGGTTGGAACTTGTTGGTAGGGAGTTTGGTCCGTTCTTTTGTTTAATCTTCTCGCTAACTTTAACGCTTTTTAATTTAAAGATATTTTAAAAAGGTCTATTATGACCTTAATTGGCTTATTTTATCGAGGACGTTATAGAAAGTTTCATAAATAAATGTACGTAGTGGATTGTTTTTATAAAGAGCCCTTTTTCTTAAATAAGACGACTTGCTGTTATTCACAGCAAGTCGTTTATAGAATATTTATTGGTTAAATGACTATTTACTTGGCTCCACCTTTCTTTGGTGGGTGAGCTTTTTTATGAACGCCACT
Proteins encoded:
- the fliP gene encoding flagellar type III secretion system pore protein FliP (The bacterial flagellar biogenesis protein FliP forms a type III secretion system (T3SS)-type pore required for flagellar assembly.) produces the protein MIKYIIFLIVLMTPDLVLAQQFLYDVLNIPADSSVATWIIRTFGVLTVLSIIPVILVMVTSFPRFIIVFSILRIGIGLTSTPSNIIMISLALFMTFYVMSPTLDHAMKEGIHPLIENKITESEAIQRIGEPFHKFMKDNTRDKDLQLFINMAREKGNSVQGVDHVEYRVLIPAFMISEIRRGFEMGFLIVLPFLIIDMIVSAIIMAMGMMMLPPTSISLPFKLIFFVLIDGWNLLVGSLVRSFV